A genomic segment from Truepera sp. encodes:
- a CDS encoding histidine phosphatase family protein, producing MKVETQILELWLIRQGKTDWNRDGRVQGHGESALSDLGKR from the coding sequence GTGAAGGTGGAAACGCAGATCCTCGAACTCTGGCTGATCCGGCAGGGAAAGACGGACTGGAACCGTGACGGCCGCGTCCAAGGGCATGGCGAGAGCGCTCTGAGCGACCTCGGCAAGCGGTAG
- the ehuD gene encoding ectoine/hydroxyectoine ABC transporter permease subunit EhuD, whose protein sequence is MLFGIQWDTSSELSFAVSILPILLRGLWVTVQATALGFVIAIVLGLVLALLRMVPLKIVSWPVGFFLEFVRNTPLLVQLYFLYFVLPDFGIVLPAFVAGATALGLQYCGYTAEVYRAGIEAVPRGQWEAARALNMPALRTMRDIIVPQAIPRIVPALGNYLVSMLKDTAILSAVTVMEMLNVATIIGDRTFRYFVPLTMVGGLYLVVTLLSSSLIRFLEQRLPKAGLRLR, encoded by the coding sequence ATGCTCTTCGGGATCCAGTGGGACACCAGCTCCGAGCTCAGCTTCGCCGTTTCCATCCTGCCCATCCTCCTGCGCGGCCTCTGGGTAACGGTCCAGGCCACGGCCCTCGGCTTCGTGATCGCCATCGTGCTGGGCCTGGTTCTGGCGCTGTTGCGCATGGTGCCGCTCAAGATCGTCTCGTGGCCCGTGGGCTTCTTCCTCGAGTTCGTGCGCAACACGCCGCTCCTGGTGCAGCTCTATTTCCTCTACTTCGTGCTGCCCGACTTCGGCATCGTCCTGCCGGCCTTCGTGGCGGGCGCTACGGCGCTCGGGCTGCAGTATTGCGGCTACACGGCGGAGGTCTACCGCGCGGGCATAGAGGCGGTACCGCGCGGCCAGTGGGAAGCCGCCCGAGCCCTGAACATGCCGGCGCTCCGGACCATGCGCGACATCATCGTGCCGCAGGCAATCCCGCGCATCGTGCCCGCCCTGGGCAACTACCTGGTGTCGATGCTCAAGGACACCGCCATCCTGTCGGCGGTGACGGTGATGGAGATGCTCAACGTGGCCACCATCATCGGCGATAGGACGTTCCGGTACTTCGTGCCGCTCACGATGGTGGGCGGGCTCTACCTGGTGGTCACTCTCCTCTCGTCTTCCCTGATCAGGTTCTTGGAGCAGCGCTTGCCCAAGGCCGGGCTTCGGCTAAGGTGA
- the ehuC gene encoding ectoine/hydroxyectoine ABC transporter permease subunit EhuC, translated as MQDLQELLAPLLRGTVVTVQLALISTVFGAILSFAAGIGKLSRNWLVRGIAVIYIEVFRGTSLLVQMFWLFFALPLIGISLPPYVAGIVALSLNIGAYGAEVVRGAIKTVPIGQYEAAKALNFSSRYTLWNVALPQALVEMMPPFGNLVVQNLKDTALVSLITLTDLTFAAQTIRNLTHESIPAFTATLIIYFVLAMVFIGGMRLLERFIARRVGVTQARTRG; from the coding sequence ATGCAGGACCTACAAGAGTTGCTTGCGCCATTGCTGAGGGGCACGGTCGTGACGGTGCAGCTGGCGCTGATCTCCACCGTTTTCGGCGCCATCCTCTCCTTCGCGGCCGGCATCGGCAAGCTGTCGCGCAACTGGTTGGTGCGAGGCATAGCGGTCATCTACATCGAGGTCTTCCGCGGGACGTCGTTGTTGGTGCAGATGTTCTGGCTCTTCTTCGCGCTACCGCTTATCGGCATCAGCCTGCCGCCCTACGTGGCAGGCATCGTCGCGCTGTCGCTCAACATCGGCGCGTACGGTGCCGAGGTGGTCAGGGGCGCCATCAAGACGGTGCCCATCGGCCAGTACGAGGCGGCGAAGGCCCTCAACTTCAGCAGCCGTTACACGCTCTGGAACGTGGCGCTGCCGCAGGCATTGGTGGAGATGATGCCGCCCTTCGGCAACCTCGTCGTGCAGAACCTCAAAGACACGGCGCTGGTCTCACTGATCACGCTCACCGACCTGACGTTCGCCGCGCAGACGATCCGGAACCTCACGCACGAGTCCATCCCGGCCTTCACGGCGACGCTCATCATCTACTTCGTGTTGGCCATGGTCTTCATCGGCGGCATGCGTCTCCTCGAGCGGTTCATCGCCCGCCGGGTCGGCGTGACGCAGGCAAGGACGCGTGGCTGA
- the ehuB gene encoding ectoine/hydroxyectoine ABC transporter substrate-binding protein EhuB, protein MKILRTPLLIVGMLAMLGFGFAQSTVDDYKANGITIATANEIPYGWVADGKAQGIAPDVATAVLDSMGITNIKWTVTDFGSLIPGLLAGRFDLVAASQAVLPARCEQVAFSKINSSYGEGFLVAAGNPKNIHSYDDFVKDSSLKLGIVSGADQLEFAQAYGLKENQIVPLNANADAPSALTAGRIDAYAATGLTVAGLADGNDRVEAAADFVDPVVDGEEVRSFGAFTFSKKNQDFLDAFNEALAAYQKTPEYRTTLESYGLTDHDVDAALAASTQDLCAGN, encoded by the coding sequence ATGAAGATTCTTCGCACCCCACTTCTGATCGTCGGCATGCTGGCCATGCTCGGCTTCGGCTTCGCCCAGTCCACGGTCGACGACTACAAAGCCAACGGCATCACCATCGCCACCGCCAACGAGATCCCTTACGGCTGGGTAGCCGACGGCAAGGCCCAAGGCATCGCTCCCGACGTAGCTACCGCCGTCCTCGACAGCATGGGCATCACGAACATCAAGTGGACCGTCACCGACTTCGGTTCGCTGATCCCCGGTCTCCTGGCCGGCCGTTTCGACCTGGTCGCTGCCAGCCAGGCCGTGCTGCCCGCGCGCTGTGAGCAGGTGGCGTTCTCCAAGATCAACTCGAGCTACGGCGAGGGCTTTCTCGTTGCGGCTGGTAACCCCAAGAACATCCACTCCTACGACGACTTCGTGAAAGACTCTAGCCTCAAGCTCGGCATCGTCTCGGGCGCCGATCAGCTCGAGTTCGCCCAGGCCTACGGGCTCAAGGAGAACCAGATCGTCCCGCTCAACGCGAACGCCGACGCCCCCTCGGCGCTGACGGCCGGGCGCATCGACGCCTACGCGGCCACCGGCCTCACAGTCGCGGGGCTCGCTGACGGCAACGACCGCGTGGAGGCCGCCGCCGACTTCGTCGACCCCGTCGTTGACGGCGAAGAGGTGCGCTCGTTCGGCGCGTTCACGTTCAGCAAGAAGAACCAGGATTTCCTGGACGCCTTCAACGAAGCGCTCGCCGCTTACCAGAAGACCCCCGAGTACCGCACCACGCTCGAGAGCTACGGCTTGACCGACCACGACGTCGATGCTGCCCTGGCCGCCTCGACCCAAGACCTCTGCGCCGGCAACTGA
- the ehuA gene encoding ectoine/hydroxyectoine ABC transporter ATP-binding protein EhuA, whose translation MTRPSIATHEEPLSVAAAVRAEPMVRFEKVRKAYGDQVVLDDLDFEAAENEKVAIIGPSGSGKTTILRILMTLVKPDSGRVFVDGRPLWHREVAGRDLPANEKHLRDVRSDIGMVFQHFNLFPNMSVLRNVTEAPVHVRGMSKADANERGLELLDMVGLADKVDQFPAQLSGGQKQRVAIARALAMEPKVMLFDEVTSALDPELVGEVLNILRRLAHDTQMTMLIVTHEMGFARDVADRVVFFDGGRVEEQGPPSKIFSEPENPRTQEFLSAVLAH comes from the coding sequence GTGACGAGGCCGAGCATCGCTACTCACGAAGAACCGTTGAGCGTTGCCGCCGCCGTGCGCGCCGAGCCGATGGTCAGGTTCGAGAAAGTCCGTAAGGCCTACGGCGACCAGGTAGTGCTCGACGACCTCGACTTCGAGGCCGCCGAGAACGAGAAGGTGGCCATCATCGGCCCCAGCGGGTCGGGCAAGACCACCATCTTGCGCATCCTGATGACGTTGGTGAAGCCCGACTCCGGGCGCGTGTTCGTGGACGGGCGCCCGCTATGGCACCGCGAGGTGGCTGGTCGTGACCTACCCGCCAACGAGAAGCACCTGCGCGATGTCAGGAGCGACATTGGCATGGTCTTCCAGCACTTCAACCTGTTTCCCAACATGAGCGTCTTGCGCAACGTGACCGAGGCGCCAGTCCACGTGCGCGGCATGTCGAAGGCCGACGCCAACGAGCGCGGGCTCGAGCTGCTCGACATGGTGGGGCTGGCCGACAAGGTCGACCAGTTCCCGGCCCAGCTCTCGGGCGGCCAGAAGCAGCGGGTCGCCATCGCCCGCGCGCTCGCCATGGAACCCAAGGTGATGCTCTTCGACGAGGTAACTAGCGCCTTGGATCCGGAACTGGTCGGCGAGGTGCTCAACATCCTGAGGCGGCTCGCGCACGACACGCAGATGACGATGCTCATCGTCACTCACGAGATGGGCTTCGCCCGCGACGTCGCCGATCGGGTCGTGTTCTTCGACGGCGGCCGTGTCGAAGAGCAAGGACCCCCGTCCAAGATCTTCAGCGAACCGGAGAACCCCCGCACGCAGGAGTTCCTCAGCGCGGTCCTGGCTCACTGA
- a CDS encoding TetR/AcrR family transcriptional regulator, with protein sequence MPSSPKEKRLTRREQAEARKQQIVEAALNLFAQHGFAATSTKRIAQEVGVTEGLIFHYFKNKGELLMAVATERRTFMGEVTALLEQADGRPARDVLGGIVLGWVEAIQRQSDLVTMLLVESQNNPELATVFRGVVAQMVTAMTGYLAARVAAGELRQDLPVRTSAMVFFSSLMMFFLTNRNLNPTEWHERATEFTTEMLDAWFRGALANPEHAGG encoded by the coding sequence GTGCCCAGCAGCCCGAAGGAGAAGCGCCTCACCCGCCGCGAACAGGCGGAGGCCCGCAAGCAGCAGATCGTGGAGGCGGCCCTCAACCTCTTCGCGCAGCACGGCTTCGCGGCCACCTCTACCAAGCGCATCGCGCAGGAGGTGGGCGTCACCGAGGGACTGATATTCCACTACTTCAAGAACAAGGGCGAGCTTCTCATGGCCGTCGCCACTGAGCGCCGCACCTTCATGGGTGAGGTCACCGCGCTGCTGGAGCAGGCCGACGGCAGGCCCGCGCGCGACGTGCTCGGCGGGATAGTGCTGGGTTGGGTCGAGGCCATCCAGCGCCAGTCCGACCTGGTGACGATGTTGCTGGTCGAGTCGCAGAACAACCCCGAGCTCGCCACGGTGTTCCGCGGCGTAGTGGCTCAGATGGTCACCGCCATGACGGGCTACCTCGCGGCGCGCGTGGCTGCCGGCGAGTTGCGGCAGGACCTGCCCGTCAGGACTTCGGCCATGGTCTTCTTCTCGTCACTCATGATGTTCTTCCTGACCAACCGCAACCTGAACCCCACCGAGTGGCACGAACGTGCCACCGAGTTCACGACCGAGATGCTCGACGCCTGGTTCAGGGGGGCGCTGGCCAACCCCGAACACGCCGGCGGCTGA
- a CDS encoding MMPL family transporter — MKYLARFALNHSRLVIGLFLVITIALAVSASRIQTDNDTQSLYPDDSKIDALAKDLQTTFSQHDRLLLVVEGDIYSSEALTGVRQLTAALKRLPGVADVTSVATAKRMEDDDGFLLVDDLLPGPDPDASTIADIKHYLETSPMYENVTLVGKDGRHASLIIEMDEGLDANAFAKSVVTTVEENWNGPYSLAGRAYTSMELQSIIGRDLPVLGALALAAIVIMLFLNFHTLQGTFLPLVQILLGVIWGMGIFHLLGYKLMALTVIGPIAVMAVASSFVINMLGRYYYELSHGADKRLAIDRMLGETGLGVVISGLAISAAMSTFTLSSLQMVRGLGLVAMLGVLASLLASMLLLPALLNVLPAPRRVDDPENPGGIGRMLTRLGHVVVARRRAILATAALVVVLAAWGATKIVPDTSILAFFPEGGATRTSVATVEQVLGGSSTITVWLEGDLTDPKLLNAMLDYQDQVSQLEGMGKGQSIANVVHALNLTLTGEDALPTSSQAVAQELLLYQSSGSVSDLTRFTTLDYQQGIINFVAKSMSTERVGELEHQMQQLAEKDFGGMATARFTGNPLLEREIEQAMRHDFLISLTLAIFLVIVIDSFVRSFRAAAVTILVLLSTVALQYGLLGWFNLPLNLATMLMGALAIGVGDYAIHLTVRYMEERRHGHGPEDAIQRSLFSSGRQILFTALTLGAGFGALAFAKFVPVATLGALMLLTVGLVGIATLTLLPAASLTFLRNPHSRIQMPKELTHDA; from the coding sequence ATGAAGTACCTCGCCCGCTTCGCCCTGAACCACAGCCGCCTGGTGATAGGGCTCTTCCTCGTCATCACCATCGCGCTCGCCGTCAGCGCCAGCCGCATCCAGACCGACAACGACACCCAGTCGCTCTACCCGGACGACTCGAAGATCGACGCCCTCGCCAAGGACCTCCAGACCACCTTCTCGCAGCACGACCGGCTCCTGCTGGTGGTCGAGGGGGACATCTACAGCAGCGAGGCGCTGACCGGCGTGCGGCAACTGACCGCCGCCCTGAAGCGCCTCCCAGGCGTCGCCGACGTGACCTCGGTGGCCACCGCGAAACGGATGGAGGACGACGACGGGTTCCTGCTCGTCGACGACCTACTGCCTGGCCCCGATCCGGACGCAAGCACCATCGCCGACATCAAGCATTACCTCGAGACGTCCCCCATGTACGAGAACGTGACGCTCGTCGGCAAGGACGGCCGCCACGCCAGCCTCATCATCGAGATGGACGAGGGGCTCGACGCCAACGCATTCGCGAAGTCCGTGGTGACGACCGTGGAGGAGAACTGGAACGGGCCCTACTCCCTGGCCGGCCGGGCATATACCAGCATGGAGCTGCAGTCGATCATCGGCCGCGACCTGCCGGTGCTCGGCGCCCTCGCGCTGGCAGCCATCGTCATCATGCTCTTCCTCAACTTCCACACGCTGCAGGGCACGTTCCTACCCCTCGTCCAGATCCTGCTCGGGGTGATCTGGGGCATGGGTATCTTCCACCTCCTCGGTTACAAGCTGATGGCGCTCACGGTGATCGGCCCGATAGCGGTGATGGCCGTGGCGAGTTCCTTCGTGATCAACATGCTGGGCCGCTACTACTACGAGCTGTCGCACGGCGCCGACAAACGCCTGGCCATCGACCGCATGCTCGGCGAGACCGGCCTGGGCGTTGTCATCTCGGGCCTGGCCATCTCCGCCGCCATGAGCACCTTCACCCTCTCGAGCCTGCAGATGGTGCGTGGCTTGGGGCTAGTGGCGATGCTGGGCGTGCTCGCGTCCCTGCTCGCGTCCATGCTGCTGCTGCCCGCGCTCCTCAACGTTCTGCCCGCGCCCAGGCGGGTGGACGACCCCGAGAACCCGGGGGGCATCGGCCGGATGCTCACCCGGCTCGGCCACGTCGTGGTGGCCCGGCGTCGGGCCATCCTCGCGACCGCCGCGCTCGTCGTGGTGCTGGCCGCTTGGGGCGCCACCAAGATCGTGCCCGACACCTCGATCCTTGCCTTCTTCCCCGAGGGTGGCGCCACCCGCACCAGCGTGGCCACGGTGGAGCAGGTGCTGGGCGGCTCGTCCACCATCACCGTCTGGTTGGAGGGCGACCTGACGGACCCGAAGCTCCTGAACGCCATGCTCGACTACCAGGACCAGGTCTCACAACTTGAGGGGATGGGTAAGGGCCAGTCGATCGCCAACGTGGTCCACGCCCTCAACCTCACCCTCACCGGTGAGGACGCCCTTCCCACCAGCAGCCAGGCCGTGGCGCAGGAACTGCTCCTCTACCAGTCCTCGGGGAGCGTGAGCGACCTGACGCGCTTCACGACGCTCGACTACCAGCAGGGCATCATCAATTTCGTCGCCAAGTCGATGTCGACGGAGCGGGTGGGCGAGCTCGAACACCAGATGCAGCAGTTGGCCGAGAAGGACTTCGGCGGCATGGCCACGGCACGGTTCACCGGCAACCCGCTGCTGGAGCGCGAGATCGAGCAGGCCATGCGCCACGACTTCCTGATCAGCCTCACGCTGGCCATCTTCCTCGTGATCGTCATCGACAGCTTCGTGCGCTCGTTCCGCGCCGCGGCCGTCACCATCCTCGTGCTCCTGTCCACGGTCGCCCTGCAGTACGGCCTGCTGGGTTGGTTCAACCTGCCGCTCAACCTCGCCACCATGCTGATGGGCGCGCTCGCCATCGGGGTGGGCGACTACGCCATCCACCTGACCGTGCGCTACATGGAGGAGCGGCGCCACGGGCACGGGCCCGAGGACGCCATCCAACGGTCGCTGTTCAGCTCGGGGCGCCAGATCCTCTTCACGGCCCTCACCCTCGGTGCCGGCTTCGGCGCGCTCGCCTTCGCGAAATTCGTTCCAGTGGCCACCCTCGGGGCACTCATGCTCCTGACCGTCGGCCTGGTGGGCATCGCTACGCTCACGCTGCTGCCCGCCGCCAGCCTCACCTTCTTGCGCAACCCACACTCGCGCATACAGATGCCAAAGGAGTTGACCCATGATGCGTAA
- a CDS encoding outer membrane lipoprotein-sorting protein: MMRKLSSPLLVVILALVSVAAAQKYSTADELMDAIDARPEPKTTEATLTMTITTAGGQTLTRTLQMWGSGDDKRLIKFTAPADIAGSGFLTITQPDGSEEKLVYLPALDRVRRIAGGQQGDAFFGSDFSYEDITGIDPDDYTHKLLEVKDGPTYVVEAVPTPESGSVYDRLVIEVPEETLVPTHVEYYRDGALAKVLTVSGLTEVDGYTIATTRRMETMADGKVSTFTVITQTDVKLDQDLPDELFTERFLRR, from the coding sequence ATGATGCGTAAGCTTTCGAGTCCCTTGCTGGTCGTCATCCTCGCCCTAGTGAGCGTGGCCGCGGCCCAGAAGTACTCCACCGCGGACGAACTGATGGACGCCATCGACGCCCGCCCGGAGCCCAAGACCACCGAGGCCACCCTGACGATGACCATCACGACCGCGGGCGGTCAGACCCTGACCCGCACGCTGCAGATGTGGGGTTCCGGCGACGACAAGCGGCTCATCAAGTTCACCGCCCCCGCCGACATCGCGGGCTCCGGCTTCCTCACCATCACTCAGCCGGACGGGTCCGAGGAGAAGCTCGTGTACCTGCCCGCCCTCGACCGCGTCAGGCGCATAGCCGGCGGCCAGCAGGGCGACGCCTTCTTCGGCTCCGACTTCTCGTACGAAGACATCACGGGCATAGACCCCGACGACTACACGCACAAGCTGCTCGAGGTGAAGGACGGCCCCACGTACGTGGTCGAGGCCGTGCCCACCCCCGAGAGCGGCTCCGTCTACGATCGCCTCGTCATAGAGGTGCCCGAGGAGACGCTGGTGCCCACGCATGTCGAGTACTACCGTGACGGCGCGCTGGCCAAGGTCCTCACCGTCAGCGGCCTGACCGAGGTGGATGGTTACACCATCGCCACCACGCGCCGCATGGAGACGATGGCCGACGGCAAGGTGAGCACCTTCACCGTCATCACGCAGACGGACGTGAAACTCGACCAGGACCTGCCCGACGAGCTCTTCACCGAACGGTTCCTGAGGCGTTGA
- a CDS encoding heme-binding domain-containing protein, with the protein MKLWSRLLIGLAAIVALLVVLVITGPRHTNPPVVAEPAWDSLATRELAQRACFDCHSNETIWPISSRLPVARNLIESHVENGRAKLNFSEWGVPGRKQESGEEAAEKVYEPMHYAEDDPLPQPPYTWVHPTARLTDAERDQLAQGLRLSLGSD; encoded by the coding sequence ATGAAGCTCTGGAGTCGACTCCTGATAGGCCTGGCCGCCATCGTGGCCCTGCTGGTGGTTCTGGTGATCACCGGCCCCAGGCACACGAACCCGCCGGTGGTGGCGGAGCCCGCTTGGGACAGTCTCGCCACCCGTGAGCTGGCGCAACGCGCCTGCTTCGACTGTCACAGCAACGAAACGATCTGGCCCATCTCGAGCAGGCTGCCCGTGGCGCGGAACCTCATCGAAAGCCACGTCGAGAACGGCCGCGCCAAGCTCAACTTCTCCGAGTGGGGAGTGCCTGGGCGCAAGCAGGAGAGCGGCGAGGAGGCCGCCGAGAAGGTCTACGAACCCATGCATTACGCCGAGGACGACCCGCTGCCGCAGCCGCCCTACACCTGGGTCCACCCGACGGCGCGCCTCACCGACGCGGAGCGTGACCAACTGGCGCAGGGGCTGCGGTTGTCGCTAGGAAGCGACTGA
- a CDS encoding Crp/Fnr family transcriptional regulator, whose amino-acid sequence MPSSRDFLRQVALFSDLEPTALEVLTRGAARRAYDANEVVFSEGATSEGLYIVEDGWLKGSKLAESGREQVLRYFGEGEAVNEVSLFVETTNPATLTALEPSHVWLVPRQAILVLAAEQPSFLWPLTQALARRLHYVVGLVEDLSLFPLEARVAKFLLEHSEDAVLERRRWATQAELAARLGTVPDVLHRVLRNLSEAGLIEVERQQILILDPAGLEARTRAG is encoded by the coding sequence ATGCCCTCGAGCCGCGATTTCTTGAGGCAGGTGGCCCTCTTCAGCGACCTCGAGCCGACTGCGCTCGAGGTCCTGACTCGCGGCGCGGCGCGGCGGGCATACGACGCCAACGAGGTCGTCTTCTCGGAGGGAGCTACGTCCGAGGGCCTATACATCGTCGAGGACGGCTGGCTCAAGGGAAGCAAGCTGGCCGAGTCGGGCCGCGAGCAGGTCTTGCGCTACTTCGGCGAAGGCGAGGCCGTCAACGAGGTAAGCCTCTTCGTGGAGACCACCAACCCAGCCACACTTACGGCCCTCGAGCCCTCGCACGTCTGGCTCGTCCCTCGCCAGGCCATCCTCGTGCTTGCGGCCGAACAGCCAAGCTTCTTATGGCCGTTGACGCAGGCTTTGGCGCGACGGCTCCATTACGTCGTCGGCCTGGTAGAGGACCTGTCACTCTTCCCGCTGGAGGCCAGGGTCGCCAAGTTCCTCCTGGAGCACTCCGAGGACGCCGTGCTGGAGCGCAGGCGGTGGGCCACCCAGGCCGAGCTGGCCGCCCGCCTGGGCACGGTGCCCGACGTTCTCCACCGGGTGTTGCGCAACCTGAGCGAGGCGGGGCTCATCGAGGTCGAGCGGCAGCAGATCCTCATCCTCGACCCCGCTGGGTTGGAAGCGAGAACGCGCGCCGGGTAG
- a CDS encoding ferritin, translating into MLSKKLAQALNQQIGSEFSASNHYLAIATYFAKQSLDDWASFFFRQSEEERMHGMKILTYLIDNAAEVSLPAVPEARTDFPDALTAVTSALESERNVTKQFNDMAAIATEHQDYRGLQFLQWFINEQVEEEATMGKLVDLLKSGINLFQAQQYLPQVHAGTGAESAPA; encoded by the coding sequence ATGTTGAGCAAGAAATTGGCACAGGCCTTGAACCAGCAGATCGGCTCGGAGTTCTCCGCCAGCAATCACTACCTCGCCATCGCCACCTACTTCGCCAAGCAGAGCCTCGACGACTGGGCTTCATTCTTCTTCAGGCAGTCCGAAGAGGAACGGATGCACGGCATGAAGATCCTGACGTACTTGATCGACAATGCCGCGGAGGTAAGCCTGCCGGCAGTTCCGGAGGCCCGCACCGACTTCCCGGACGCCCTGACGGCCGTGACCTCCGCTCTCGAGTCCGAGCGCAACGTCACCAAGCAGTTCAACGACATGGCGGCCATCGCTACGGAGCACCAGGACTACCGTGGCCTGCAGTTCCTGCAGTGGTTCATCAACGAACAGGTGGAAGAAGAGGCCACGATGGGCAAGCTGGTCGACCTGCTCAAGAGCGGGATCAACCTCTTCCAGGCGCAGCAGTACCTGCCCCAGGTGCACGCGGGCACGGGAGCGGAGAGTGCGCCGGCGTAA
- a CDS encoding universal stress protein: MYRTILVPVDRSQRARSAVDAAVHIAAASQGRVTLLHVVEIIKDTTYDEFRDFYDSLADLALAEMEELRAPHHDAAVSVDVEVVFGSRVKEVLRIAEERGFDLIVLQSHRIDPGEPAKGWGTISHRVGLLAACHVLLVK, translated from the coding sequence ATGTACCGGACCATCCTCGTTCCCGTCGACCGCTCCCAACGCGCGCGCTCCGCGGTGGACGCTGCCGTCCACATCGCCGCCGCCTCACAGGGGCGTGTGACGTTGCTCCACGTGGTCGAGATCATCAAGGACACGACCTACGACGAGTTCCGGGACTTCTATGACTCGCTGGCCGATCTCGCCCTCGCCGAGATGGAGGAGCTACGAGCACCCCATCACGATGCGGCCGTAAGCGTCGACGTCGAGGTGGTGTTCGGTTCGCGCGTCAAGGAAGTCTTGCGGATAGCCGAAGAACGCGGTTTCGACCTGATCGTGCTGCAGTCGCACCGCATCGATCCGGGCGAACCGGCCAAGGGGTGGGGCACCATAAGCCACCGTGTGGGCCTGCTGGCGGCCTGCCACGTCCTGCTCGTCAAGTGA
- a CDS encoding type II toxin-antitoxin system VapC family toxin, with protein sequence MLYLDTSALLPYYRQEAHSDAIQQLLQRQSSPILISDLTRLEFASALSRWVRMREIEESHAQRLGRALDEDIKARRYTVRHNTDEHIELARHWLLARNTSLRTLDALHLACAAAENATLVTLDDALGFAATQLGIKTHEL encoded by the coding sequence GTGCTGTACCTCGACACCAGCGCCCTGCTGCCGTACTACCGACAGGAGGCGCACAGCGACGCGATACAACAACTCCTCCAACGACAATCCAGCCCCATCCTCATCAGCGACCTCACCAGACTCGAGTTCGCTAGCGCGCTTTCCCGCTGGGTACGCATGCGTGAGATCGAAGAATCACACGCTCAACGCCTTGGCCGCGCACTCGACGAAGACATCAAGGCGCGCCGTTACACCGTCCGCCACAACACCGATGAACACATCGAGCTCGCGCGGCACTGGCTCCTGGCCCGCAACACCTCGCTACGTACCCTCGACGCCCTCCACCTAGCCTGCGCGGCTGCCGAGAACGCAACGCTCGTGACACTCGACGACGCCCTGGGCTTTGCAGCCACACAGCTCGGCATCAAGACGCACGAACTCTAG
- a CDS encoding type II toxin-antitoxin system prevent-host-death family antitoxin: MRRVNVSETRENLAELLTAVEAGEEIIIMRRDRPVAKLVALTKPTSPFLDRSQLRSEIPPMRTTAAQTIRELREEERY; encoded by the coding sequence ATGCGCAGAGTCAACGTAAGCGAAACGCGCGAGAACCTAGCTGAGCTGCTAACAGCGGTAGAAGCGGGCGAGGAAATCATCATCATGCGCCGAGACCGCCCCGTCGCCAAACTCGTAGCCCTCACCAAGCCCACGAGCCCCTTCCTCGACCGCAGTCAACTCCGCAGCGAGATTCCGCCGATGCGGACCACGGCGGCACAAACCATCCGCGAACTCCGCGAAGAAGAACGCTACTAG